One window of Trinickia caryophylli genomic DNA carries:
- a CDS encoding GntR family transcriptional regulator, whose amino-acid sequence MKKSADAKFSSVSLAERIRERIASGEWPPGTQLRQDRLAEAFGTSHIPVREAFVQLQASGFVTIVPNRGAFVSAMTAAEAEELQAMRVALELLALDAAIDAFGPEHERRAREVLASDKKARQVDEWSRDNWAFHRAIYEAGGQRHLLETLEGIWLKADRYLRLVWQLRRYQGASFAEHAAILEAVAARDRRLAKRLTKAHIVAAGAVMHEALRSLPQRHAHDDGSVAAAQKKSGAS is encoded by the coding sequence ATGAAGAAGTCCGCGGATGCAAAGTTTTCCTCGGTTTCGCTGGCCGAGCGTATTCGCGAACGTATCGCGAGCGGCGAGTGGCCGCCGGGCACGCAGCTGAGGCAGGATCGCCTCGCCGAGGCGTTCGGCACGAGTCACATTCCCGTGCGCGAGGCGTTCGTGCAATTGCAGGCGAGCGGCTTCGTCACGATCGTTCCGAACCGCGGCGCGTTCGTTTCCGCGATGACGGCCGCCGAGGCCGAGGAGTTGCAGGCCATGCGCGTGGCGCTGGAGCTGCTGGCGCTGGATGCGGCCATCGACGCATTCGGCCCGGAGCACGAGCGGCGCGCGCGGGAAGTGCTGGCGAGCGACAAGAAGGCCCGCCAAGTGGATGAATGGTCGCGTGACAACTGGGCGTTTCACCGGGCCATCTACGAGGCCGGCGGCCAGCGGCATTTGCTCGAGACGCTCGAAGGCATCTGGTTGAAGGCCGACCGGTACTTGCGGCTCGTCTGGCAGTTGCGCCGGTATCAGGGCGCATCGTTCGCCGAACATGCGGCCATTCTCGAAGCGGTGGCCGCGCGCGATCGCCGGCTCGCCAAACGTCTCACGAAGGCACACATCGTCGCGGCCGGCGCCGTAATGCACGAAGCGCTGCGCAGTCTGCCGCAGCGGCACGCCCATGACGACGGGAGCGTTGCCGCTGCTCAAAAGAAAAGCGGCGCCTCCTGA
- the hpnK gene encoding hopanoid biosynthesis-associated protein HpnK, which yields MNAPAPRALIVTADDFGLDRRVNAAVERAHRDGVLTSASLMVGAPAAADALERARRCPSLRVGLHLVLADGAPTLPPAEVPALVGPDGRFGDAMVRDGFRFFFLPSVRAALAREIRAQFEAFAATGLPLDHVNAHKHFHVHPTVLSLILSIGRAYGLRAIRLPFEAHAPWWLAPWIALMRARLARAGIAHNDYVVGIAATGRMDEGAMLEALAALPPGVGEIYCHPAEAGEAPLTPSMHAYRHADELAALLSPRVKAAMAGIARGGFADVCGTAVATHSGAVEQEGGRL from the coding sequence GTGAACGCGCCGGCGCCGCGTGCGCTCATCGTTACCGCTGACGATTTCGGGCTCGATCGCCGCGTCAATGCCGCTGTCGAGCGCGCGCATCGCGACGGCGTATTGACGAGCGCCAGCCTGATGGTGGGCGCGCCGGCTGCCGCCGATGCGCTCGAGCGGGCGCGGCGGTGCCCAAGCCTGCGCGTGGGGCTGCATCTCGTGCTGGCCGATGGCGCCCCGACGCTGCCGCCGGCCGAAGTGCCGGCGCTCGTCGGTCCCGACGGCCGCTTCGGCGATGCGATGGTGCGCGACGGCTTCAGGTTTTTCTTCCTTCCTTCCGTGCGGGCGGCACTCGCGCGCGAGATCCGCGCGCAGTTCGAGGCGTTCGCCGCAACGGGCCTCCCCCTCGATCACGTCAACGCGCATAAGCATTTTCACGTGCATCCAACGGTGCTTTCGCTGATCCTTTCGATCGGGCGTGCCTACGGGCTGCGCGCCATCCGGTTGCCGTTCGAGGCGCATGCGCCGTGGTGGCTCGCGCCCTGGATCGCGCTCATGCGGGCGCGGCTCGCGCGAGCGGGGATCGCGCATAACGACTACGTGGTCGGCATCGCCGCCACGGGTCGTATGGACGAGGGCGCCATGCTCGAGGCGCTCGCCGCGTTGCCGCCCGGCGTCGGGGAAATTTACTGTCATCCGGCCGAGGCAGGCGAGGCGCCTCTCACGCCGTCGATGCATGCCTACCGTCACGCCGACGAACTGGCGGCGCTGCTCTCGCCGCGCGTGAAGGCCGCCATGGCCGGCATCGCCCGCGGTGGGTTTGCGGATGTTTGCGGCACCGCCGTCGCGACGCATTCGGGCGCGGTGGAGCAAGAGGGCGGCCGGTTATGA
- a CDS encoding pyridoxal phosphate-dependent aminotransferase: protein MTVSRLRNIPGIGVDQVGNAADALHDPDILRLENLDTDLRPPADALRRTHAAIDDDAANSYLPFLGIGSLRQAAAERVGRAARTRYDAVSECIVSAGGLAGIFNVLLSILEPGDEVVLTAPTYAGLINRVRLAGGVCRFAPLVAGADGWRLDLEQLRAAIGPRTKALLLMSPSMPTGHVFSLEEWQAVATHCERTGAWLVYDAAMERILFDGREVLHPAALPGMRERTVTVGAVSKEYRMIGWRVGWIVGPAALMNDVRLTSLSNVVCQVGIAMSGAAAALTAADDGVGAAVDTWQHRRDVLMSSLADLPIVRPHGGWSLLIDTRALGLEPQDASARLLARGKVAATAMAGWGPGAERYLRFVYANEPAARLADLRERIRRAWQL from the coding sequence ATGACAGTGTCCCGGTTGAGGAACATTCCCGGCATCGGCGTGGACCAGGTCGGCAACGCGGCGGATGCGTTGCACGATCCGGACATTTTACGGCTCGAGAACCTCGACACCGATCTTCGTCCGCCCGCGGACGCCCTGCGCCGCACCCACGCAGCAATCGACGACGATGCGGCCAACAGTTATCTGCCGTTTCTCGGCATCGGCTCGTTGCGGCAGGCGGCGGCCGAGCGCGTCGGCCGTGCCGCTCGAACGCGGTACGACGCGGTGAGCGAGTGCATCGTCTCGGCCGGAGGGCTTGCAGGTATCTTCAACGTGCTGTTGTCGATCCTCGAACCCGGCGACGAAGTCGTGCTCACCGCGCCCACCTACGCCGGCCTCATCAATCGCGTGCGTCTTGCCGGCGGGGTGTGCCGCTTCGCGCCGCTCGTGGCGGGAGCGGACGGCTGGCGGCTCGATCTCGAGCAACTGCGCGCGGCGATCGGCCCCCGCACGAAGGCACTGCTGTTGATGTCGCCGTCGATGCCGACCGGGCATGTTTTCTCGCTCGAGGAATGGCAGGCCGTGGCCACTCATTGCGAACGCACCGGCGCATGGCTCGTCTACGACGCCGCGATGGAGCGCATTCTGTTCGACGGCCGGGAGGTACTGCATCCGGCCGCCCTGCCGGGTATGCGCGAGCGCACGGTCACCGTGGGTGCCGTGTCGAAGGAGTATCGGATGATCGGCTGGCGCGTCGGCTGGATAGTGGGGCCCGCCGCACTCATGAACGACGTGCGGCTCACGAGCCTGTCGAACGTCGTCTGCCAGGTCGGCATCGCCATGTCGGGCGCCGCCGCGGCGCTCACGGCCGCCGACGATGGTGTCGGCGCCGCGGTCGACACCTGGCAGCATCGGCGCGACGTGCTGATGAGTAGCCTCGCCGATCTGCCCATCGTGCGCCCGCATGGCGGCTGGTCGCTGCTCATCGACACGCGCGCGCTCGGCCTGGAGCCGCAGGACGCCTCTGCCCGGCTGCTCGCGCGCGGCAAGGTGGCCGCCACGGCGATGGCGGGCTGGGGGCCGGGCGCGGAGCGGTATTTGCGCTTCGTTTATGCCAACGAACCGGCTGCGCGTCTCGCGGACCTGCGCGAGCGTATCCGCAGGGCGTGGCAGCTCTGA
- a CDS encoding cytochrome c oxidase assembly protein gives MSLLSLLAPWEPSPVLVTLFIAAALVYARGARRISVSFARQAAFWTGLVLFYVALHTRLDYYAEHQFFIHRLQHLVLHHLAPLVLMSSYPGNVMRAGLPLAWRRRLRQAQHTRAARIAGSVLLNPTFISLAFVVSVVFWLIPSVQFVAMLDWRIYTLMNWTVAISGLLYWWMLLDHRPAPPSRTRPGLRVLSPVITMTPQILVGAIITFSSRDLYPIFTLCGRAFTSIPPVLDQSLGGLIMWVPAAVLEAIGAMMALRHMMRLSARRPATPRAPRRAQSSAAPVLGG, from the coding sequence ATGTCGCTCCTCAGCCTGCTCGCCCCGTGGGAACCGTCCCCGGTTCTCGTTACCCTCTTCATCGCCGCCGCGCTGGTCTACGCGCGCGGCGCCCGCCGCATCAGCGTGTCGTTTGCGCGCCAGGCAGCGTTCTGGACGGGGCTCGTGCTCTTTTACGTCGCGCTGCACACGCGGCTCGACTATTACGCCGAGCATCAGTTCTTCATCCACCGCCTCCAGCACCTCGTGCTTCATCATCTCGCGCCGCTGGTGCTGATGTCCTCGTACCCGGGCAACGTCATGCGCGCCGGCCTGCCGCTCGCCTGGCGCAGGCGGCTGCGGCAGGCGCAACACACGCGAGCCGCGCGCATTGCCGGGTCCGTCCTGCTCAATCCGACGTTCATCTCGCTCGCATTCGTCGTCTCGGTCGTGTTCTGGCTGATCCCGTCAGTGCAGTTCGTCGCCATGCTCGACTGGCGCATCTATACGCTGATGAATTGGACCGTGGCGATCAGCGGGCTGCTCTACTGGTGGATGCTGCTCGATCATCGGCCTGCACCGCCGAGCCGCACGCGCCCCGGGCTGCGCGTGCTGTCGCCCGTCATCACGATGACGCCGCAGATTCTCGTCGGCGCCATCATCACGTTCTCGTCGCGCGATCTGTATCCGATCTTCACGCTGTGCGGCCGGGCCTTCACGTCCATCCCGCCCGTGCTCGACCAGAGCCTCGGCGGCCTCATCATGTGGGTGCCCGCGGCCGTGCTCGAGGCGATCGGCGCGATGATGGCGCTGCGTCATATGATGCGTCTGTCGGCGCGCCGCCCGGCCACACCCAGGGCACCGCGCCGGGCCCAGAGCAGCGCCGCGCCCGTGCTCGGAGGATGA
- a CDS encoding cupredoxin domain-containing protein → MKSLQSAATLAALALALSAALATPTAQADAGHRFPFGSTADARAVTRTIHVQANDQMQLVFDSDDIRRGDVVAFVVRNTGSAPHEFGVADEAGQAAHQQEMMAMPGMQHDDPNVVSLAPGETKTLIWRFADVRDPRLVFACNVPGHYQAGMFKRVTLR, encoded by the coding sequence ATGAAATCCCTCCAATCCGCGGCGACGCTCGCCGCGCTCGCCCTCGCCCTCTCCGCCGCCCTCGCCACGCCGACCGCGCAGGCGGACGCCGGCCATCGCTTCCCGTTCGGCAGCACGGCCGACGCACGCGCGGTCACCCGGACAATTCACGTGCAAGCCAACGACCAGATGCAACTCGTCTTCGACAGCGACGATATCCGCCGCGGCGATGTCGTCGCGTTCGTCGTCAGGAACACCGGATCGGCGCCGCACGAGTTCGGTGTGGCCGACGAGGCCGGGCAAGCAGCCCATCAGCAAGAGATGATGGCGATGCCGGGCATGCAGCACGACGACCCGAACGTCGTCAGCCTCGCGCCGGGCGAAACGAAAACGCTCATCTGGCGCTTTGCCGACGTACGCGACCCCCGGCTCGTGTTCGCGTGCAACGTGCCGGGCCACTATCAGGCCGGGATGTTCAAGCGTGTGACATTGAGGTAG
- the hpnI gene encoding bacteriohopanetetrol glucosamine biosynthesis glycosyltransferase HpnI: MTTALVSDWVLVLLCCIAAGYALAAALAMRPASSRRHERCAGPTLSPVSVLKPLCGAEPRLFENLATFCNQTHPHYQLLFGVSSPSDPAIAVVQRLQEAYPRHDIALVVDPLVHGQNLKVSNLINLAAQARHDLIVIADSDIAVQPDYLEAVTAPLADPKVGIVTCLYHARSIGGFWTRVGALFVNEWFAPSVYIAHAGGSRRFGFGATLALRMSTLAAMGGFNALKDCLADDYWLAEHTRQRGLVTVLSDVVVATDVIEPDLASLWLRETRWLRTIRSINPLGFAFLFVTFTAPWLLLSALLAAAPFGHAGGAREAALVAATAIGFAARLAIHVRGSLGARAFWRDLPLVPLRDALLALQWLAAAFGSHVIWRGARMPVVTQAVEGPDGS, translated from the coding sequence GTGACGACTGCGCTCGTCTCCGATTGGGTGCTCGTGTTGCTCTGCTGCATCGCAGCCGGGTACGCGCTCGCGGCCGCGCTCGCAATGCGCCCGGCTTCGTCGCGCCGGCATGAGCGCTGCGCAGGCCCCACCCTCTCACCCGTAAGCGTGCTCAAGCCGCTATGCGGCGCGGAGCCGCGTCTCTTCGAAAACCTCGCCACGTTTTGCAATCAGACGCATCCGCATTATCAACTGCTCTTCGGCGTGTCGTCGCCGAGCGATCCGGCCATCGCGGTCGTGCAGCGCCTCCAGGAGGCTTATCCGCGGCACGACATCGCGCTCGTCGTCGATCCGCTCGTGCATGGGCAAAACCTCAAGGTCAGCAATCTCATCAATCTGGCGGCGCAGGCGCGGCACGATCTGATCGTGATTGCCGATAGCGACATCGCCGTGCAGCCCGATTACCTCGAAGCGGTGACGGCACCGCTTGCCGACCCGAAGGTCGGCATCGTCACCTGCCTCTACCACGCGCGCAGCATCGGCGGATTCTGGACGCGAGTCGGAGCGCTCTTCGTCAACGAATGGTTCGCGCCGTCCGTTTATATAGCGCATGCCGGCGGCTCGCGCCGGTTCGGCTTCGGCGCGACGCTCGCGTTGCGGATGTCCACGCTGGCCGCCATGGGTGGCTTCAACGCGCTCAAGGACTGCCTCGCCGACGACTACTGGCTCGCCGAGCATACGCGCCAGCGCGGGCTCGTGACCGTGCTCTCGGACGTCGTCGTGGCCACTGACGTCATCGAGCCCGATCTTGCCTCGTTGTGGCTGCGCGAGACGCGCTGGCTGCGCACGATCCGCTCGATCAACCCGCTCGGTTTCGCGTTTCTGTTCGTCACGTTCACCGCGCCGTGGCTGCTGCTTTCAGCGCTGCTCGCGGCCGCGCCGTTCGGCCACGCCGGCGGGGCACGCGAAGCGGCGCTCGTGGCCGCGACGGCGATCGGGTTCGCGGCCCGGCTCGCCATCCACGTACGCGGCTCGCTCGGCGCGCGCGCGTTCTGGCGCGACCTGCCGCTCGTGCCGCTGCGCGACGCGTTGCTCGCGCTGCAGTGGCTCGCCGCGGCCTTCGGCTCGCACGTGATCTGGCGCGGGGCGCGCATGCCCGTCGTCACGCAGGCGGTGGAGGGCCCCGATGGCTCTTGA
- the hpnJ gene encoding hopanoid biosynthesis associated radical SAM protein HpnJ, whose protein sequence is MKTLFLQAPSYDGFDGGAGSRYQAKREIRSFWYPTWLAQPAALVPGSRVLDAPADGLSVDATLEIAAQYDLVVIHTSTPSFPTDALFAQDLKKRKPSVLIGMVGAKVAVDPHNSLVATDAIDFVGREEFDFTCKEVAEGKPFPEIKGLSWRAKDGSIEHNEARPILENMDELPFVAPVYKRDLKIENYFIGYLNYPYVSIYTGRGCKSRCTFCLWPQTVSGHRYRTRSVENVLEEVKWIRDNMPEVKEIMFDDDTFTDDTARAEEIARGLGKLGVTWSCNAKANVPYETLKVLKENGLRLLLVGYESGDDQILVNIKKGLRTDFARRFNADCKKLGIKIHGTFILGLPGETKETIRKTIEYAKEINPHTIQVSLAAPYPGTTLYKQAVDNGWLEENKVVNLVSKEGVQLAAIGYPHLSREEIYHHLEAFYKEFYFRPSKIWEIVREMLTSWDMMKRRLREGVEFFRFLRAHEA, encoded by the coding sequence ATGAAAACGCTCTTTTTGCAGGCCCCGTCGTATGACGGTTTCGACGGCGGAGCCGGATCGCGCTATCAGGCCAAGCGTGAAATTCGTTCGTTCTGGTATCCGACGTGGCTCGCCCAGCCCGCGGCGCTCGTGCCCGGCAGCCGCGTGCTCGACGCGCCGGCCGACGGCCTGTCGGTCGATGCAACGCTCGAGATCGCCGCGCAATACGACCTCGTCGTCATTCATACGAGCACCCCGTCGTTTCCGACCGACGCGCTCTTTGCGCAGGACCTGAAAAAGCGCAAGCCGTCGGTACTGATCGGCATGGTCGGCGCCAAGGTGGCCGTCGATCCGCACAACTCGCTCGTTGCCACGGACGCGATCGATTTCGTCGGCCGCGAGGAGTTCGACTTCACCTGCAAGGAAGTGGCCGAAGGCAAGCCGTTCCCGGAAATCAAGGGGCTGAGCTGGCGCGCGAAGGACGGCTCGATCGAGCACAACGAGGCGCGCCCGATTCTCGAGAACATGGACGAGCTGCCGTTCGTTGCGCCCGTCTACAAGCGCGACCTGAAGATCGAGAACTACTTCATCGGCTATCTGAACTACCCGTACGTCTCGATCTACACGGGGCGTGGCTGCAAGTCGCGCTGCACGTTCTGCCTGTGGCCCCAGACGGTCAGCGGCCATCGCTATCGCACACGCTCGGTGGAGAACGTGCTCGAGGAAGTGAAGTGGATTCGCGACAACATGCCCGAGGTCAAGGAGATCATGTTCGACGACGACACCTTCACCGACGATACGGCGCGCGCCGAAGAGATCGCGCGCGGGCTCGGCAAGCTCGGCGTGACGTGGTCGTGCAACGCCAAGGCCAACGTGCCTTACGAGACGCTCAAGGTCCTGAAGGAAAACGGGCTGCGCCTGCTGCTGGTCGGCTACGAGTCGGGCGACGACCAGATCCTCGTCAACATCAAGAAGGGGCTGCGCACGGACTTTGCGCGCCGCTTCAACGCGGATTGCAAGAAGCTCGGCATCAAGATCCACGGTACCTTCATCCTCGGCCTGCCGGGCGAGACGAAGGAGACGATTCGCAAGACGATCGAGTACGCCAAGGAAATCAACCCGCACACGATCCAGGTTTCGCTTGCGGCGCCTTATCCGGGCACGACGCTCTACAAGCAGGCTGTCGACAACGGCTGGCTCGAAGAGAACAAGGTCGTCAATCTCGTCAGCAAGGAAGGCGTGCAGCTTGCCGCCATAGGCTATCCGCACCTGTCGCGCGAAGAGATCTACCACCACCTCGAGGCGTTCTACAAGGAGTTCTATTTCCGCCCCTCGAAGATCTGGGAAATCGTGCGCGAGATGTTGACGAGCTGGGACATGATGAAACGCCGTCTGCGCGAAGGCGTCGAGTTCTTCCGGTTCCTGCGCGCACACGAGGCGTAG
- a CDS encoding branched-chain amino acid ABC transporter substrate-binding protein gives MRFTKTITPVAVALGTLFSVIPFSASADVVVKVGFAAPLTGPNANYGKDLQYGVQMALDDAMAQGIKINGQPAKLQLVAEDDQADPKTGSAVAQKLVDEGVNVIVGHFNSGTTIPASEIYQRAGIPDIDPAATNPKITGRGYENIFMVISSDAQNAGTAGTYAVKTTKAKRIAIIDDRTAFGQGEADEFEKAVKAAGGNIIGREYTTNQATDFKTQLTKLKGLNPDLIFVAALNPQAAGIMKQMRQLGINAQFVGGGGVMDAEFVKLAGDAADGAMAWEYGRPLDSTPVGKGFAEKFKKKFNADAASYAPFGYDAAWTAIKAMQAANSTKPADYRPKLKTIAFDGITGHIAFNPDGSLKEGSSTVYQVKGGKWTAVNTMKGL, from the coding sequence ATGCGTTTCACGAAGACGATTACCCCCGTTGCCGTTGCACTGGGGACGCTTTTCTCCGTCATCCCGTTTTCCGCTTCCGCGGATGTCGTCGTCAAAGTCGGCTTCGCCGCGCCGCTCACCGGACCGAATGCGAACTACGGCAAGGATCTCCAATACGGCGTGCAAATGGCGCTCGACGATGCCATGGCGCAAGGCATCAAGATCAACGGGCAGCCTGCCAAGCTTCAACTCGTGGCCGAGGACGACCAGGCCGACCCGAAAACCGGTAGTGCCGTTGCGCAAAAGCTTGTCGACGAAGGTGTGAACGTCATCGTCGGTCACTTCAATTCGGGCACGACGATTCCGGCCTCCGAGATCTATCAGCGAGCCGGCATTCCCGATATCGACCCGGCCGCCACGAATCCGAAGATCACCGGCCGGGGCTATGAAAACATCTTCATGGTCATCTCGAGCGACGCGCAAAACGCCGGGACGGCGGGCACCTATGCGGTGAAGACGACGAAGGCCAAGCGCATCGCGATCATCGACGATCGGACCGCCTTCGGCCAGGGCGAAGCCGACGAGTTCGAAAAAGCCGTGAAAGCCGCGGGCGGCAATATCATCGGGCGCGAATATACGACGAACCAGGCGACCGACTTCAAGACGCAGCTCACGAAGCTCAAGGGCCTCAACCCCGATCTCATCTTCGTCGCGGCGCTCAACCCGCAGGCAGCCGGCATCATGAAGCAGATGCGCCAGTTGGGCATCAACGCGCAGTTCGTGGGCGGAGGCGGCGTAATGGACGCCGAGTTCGTCAAGCTCGCCGGCGATGCCGCCGACGGCGCGATGGCCTGGGAGTACGGGCGGCCGCTCGACAGCACGCCGGTCGGTAAAGGCTTCGCCGAGAAGTTCAAGAAGAAGTTCAATGCGGACGCCGCCTCGTACGCGCCGTTCGGCTATGACGCGGCCTGGACCGCCATCAAGGCCATGCAGGCCGCGAACTCGACCAAGCCTGCCGATTATCGTCCGAAGTTGAAGACCATCGCCTTCGACGGCATCACGGGCCATATCGCTTTCAACCCGGATGGCTCGCTCAAGGAAGGCTCGTCCACCGTCTATCAGGTCAAAGGCGGGAAATGGACGGCCGTCAACACGATGAAGGGGTTGTGA
- a CDS encoding HoxN/HupN/NixA family nickel/cobalt transporter, translating into MSFSTLPPADDARSQRGRFLALYLPLIAFNVAAWAWAFIAFSGQTLLMGTCLVAYSLGLRHAVDADHIAAIDNATRKMMQAGQRPIAAGLMFSLGHSTVVVAACIGVALAAGTVQARVAEWREIGSTIGTLVSTGFLFAVALVNVAILSSAVRAWRRVRAGSPIVSIPTGAPFAGGGLLARVVQPLMRLVTRSHHMYWLGLLFGVGFDTATEIALLGISATNAAQGTPIASILVMPALFTAGMTLVDTTDSLLMVRAYGWALVDPMRKLRYNIAITTCSIVVAFGVGTVEALGLVGDAWHRDGPIWQAVRALNEHFSTIGYLIAGLFLLCWMASVGAHERRRLRQAD; encoded by the coding sequence ATGTCTTTTTCGACGCTTCCGCCCGCCGACGATGCGCGCTCCCAGCGCGGGCGGTTCCTCGCGCTTTATCTGCCGCTCATCGCCTTCAACGTGGCCGCCTGGGCGTGGGCCTTCATCGCGTTTAGCGGCCAGACGCTGCTCATGGGGACCTGCCTCGTCGCCTACTCGCTGGGCCTGCGCCATGCGGTCGATGCCGACCACATCGCCGCGATCGACAACGCCACGCGCAAGATGATGCAAGCCGGGCAGCGCCCGATCGCAGCCGGCCTGATGTTCTCGCTCGGGCATTCGACCGTGGTCGTGGCCGCGTGCATCGGCGTTGCGCTCGCAGCCGGCACGGTACAAGCCCGCGTGGCCGAATGGCGCGAGATCGGCTCGACGATCGGCACGCTCGTCTCCACCGGGTTTCTCTTCGCCGTCGCGCTCGTCAACGTCGCCATTTTGTCGTCCGCGGTGCGCGCCTGGCGGCGCGTGCGGGCCGGATCGCCCATCGTTTCGATTCCCACCGGTGCGCCGTTTGCGGGCGGCGGGCTGCTCGCCCGCGTCGTGCAGCCGCTCATGCGGCTCGTGACGCGCAGCCATCATATGTACTGGCTCGGCCTGCTTTTCGGCGTCGGCTTCGATACCGCTACCGAAATCGCGCTGCTCGGCATCTCGGCAACGAACGCGGCGCAAGGCACTCCGATCGCGTCGATTCTCGTCATGCCGGCGCTTTTCACGGCCGGCATGACGCTCGTCGACACGACCGACAGCCTCTTGATGGTCCGCGCCTACGGGTGGGCCCTCGTCGATCCGATGCGCAAGCTGCGCTACAACATCGCGATCACGACCTGTTCGATCGTCGTGGCGTTCGGCGTGGGAACCGTCGAAGCGCTCGGCCTCGTCGGCGACGCCTGGCATCGGGACGGCCCCATCTGGCAAGCCGTACGCGCGCTGAACGAACATTTCTCGACGATCGGCTATCTCATCGCCGGCTTGTTCCTCCTATGCTGGATGGCCTCGGTCGGCGCCCATGAACGCCGGCGGCTGCGACAGGCCGACTGA
- the pdxY gene encoding pyridoxal kinase PdxY produces the protein MKNVLSIQPHVVFGHAGNSAAAFPMQRLGVNVWPLETMQFSNHMQYGHWAGSAIDAEQMTELVDGIGTIGMLRRCDAVLSGYLSSTDQVRAVVEIVRTVKATNPHAWHFATPVIGAGAGANVDDYLLQTIPEYADGLAPTHDALQKLAGRTVDTVDEAVAACRDIIRRGPQVVLVKQLRDRNSPADRINLLAVTQSEAWMTQHPRYPFARQPVGVAELTSAVFVARRLLGDNVRTALEHTVAAVHAVLKATYEAGRYELELVAAQDDIARPSEWLGAWFVDAA, from the coding sequence ATGAAGAACGTTCTCAGCATCCAGCCGCACGTCGTCTTCGGCCATGCAGGCAACAGCGCCGCCGCATTTCCGATGCAGCGCCTCGGGGTGAACGTCTGGCCGCTCGAGACGATGCAGTTTTCGAACCATATGCAGTACGGTCACTGGGCCGGCAGCGCCATCGACGCAGAGCAGATGACGGAACTCGTGGACGGCATCGGCACAATCGGCATGTTGCGTCGCTGCGACGCGGTGCTGTCCGGCTACCTCAGTTCGACCGACCAGGTGCGCGCCGTCGTCGAGATCGTACGCACCGTCAAGGCGACCAACCCGCACGCATGGCATTTCGCCACGCCCGTCATCGGCGCCGGTGCCGGCGCGAACGTCGACGACTACCTGCTCCAGACGATTCCGGAGTACGCGGATGGCCTCGCGCCGACGCACGACGCACTGCAAAAACTCGCCGGCAGAACGGTCGACACCGTCGACGAAGCAGTGGCCGCGTGCCGCGACATTATCCGCCGAGGCCCGCAGGTCGTCCTCGTCAAGCAGTTGCGCGACCGCAACAGCCCGGCCGATCGCATCAATCTGCTCGCCGTGACGCAAAGCGAGGCCTGGATGACTCAGCACCCGCGCTATCCGTTCGCGCGCCAGCCGGTCGGCGTGGCCGAACTCACGAGCGCCGTGTTCGTCGCCCGGCGGCTGCTCGGCGACAACGTACGCACGGCGCTCGAGCACACCGTGGCCGCCGTGCATGCCGTGCTCAAGGCCACCTATGAAGCCGGCCGCTACGAGCTGGAACTCGTCGCCGCTCAGGACGACATCGCGCGGCCCAGCGAATGGCTCGGCGCCTGGTTCGTCGATGCTGCCTGA